The following proteins come from a genomic window of Natrinema saccharevitans:
- the trpB gene encoding tryptophan synthase subunit beta — protein MSTEREHDDGDSGRTGTFGDYGGQYVPEALMPALQELEDAYERYVLENEDGFMDEFRERMRDFGGRPTPLQRADRLSERYDREVYLKREDLLHGGAHKLNNALGQVLLAKYMGKERIIAETGAGQHGTATAMAAAHLDMPCEIYMGRTDVNRQRPNVYRMRMNGAEVTPVEAGSATLKEAINETMRDWATTVERTHYVIGSVVGPHPFPKMVRDFQAVIGDEIREQIRETAGRLPDSVVACAGGGSNTMGTFHAFVPDEDVDLVAVEAGGSSLEIDEAEGLAPNSATLSTGTDGVLHGAMTKLLQAGDGQIVESHSVSAGLDYAGVGPELSHLVETGRVTPANVDDEAALDGFHRLSRLEGIIPALESSHALGYLERAAGTAADGASGDEPRAEANDELGDLVVVNVSGRGDKDLETVLEETEKRDLEAAPDVEVFDQ, from the coding sequence ATGAGTACGGAACGCGAACACGACGACGGCGACTCCGGACGGACGGGCACCTTCGGCGACTACGGCGGCCAGTACGTCCCCGAAGCGTTGATGCCGGCCCTGCAGGAACTCGAGGACGCCTACGAGCGGTACGTCCTCGAGAACGAGGACGGCTTCATGGACGAGTTCCGCGAGCGGATGCGCGATTTCGGCGGGCGGCCGACGCCGCTCCAGCGCGCGGACCGACTGAGCGAGCGCTACGACCGCGAGGTCTATCTCAAGCGCGAGGACCTGCTCCACGGCGGGGCCCACAAGCTCAACAACGCGCTGGGACAGGTCCTGCTCGCCAAGTACATGGGCAAAGAGCGGATCATCGCCGAGACCGGCGCGGGCCAACACGGCACCGCGACGGCGATGGCCGCGGCCCACCTGGACATGCCCTGCGAGATCTACATGGGCCGGACCGACGTCAACCGCCAGCGCCCGAACGTCTACCGGATGCGGATGAACGGGGCCGAGGTCACCCCCGTCGAGGCCGGCAGCGCCACGTTGAAGGAGGCGATCAACGAGACGATGCGCGACTGGGCGACGACCGTCGAACGGACCCACTACGTCATCGGCTCCGTCGTCGGCCCGCATCCGTTCCCGAAGATGGTCCGGGACTTCCAGGCGGTCATCGGCGACGAGATCCGCGAGCAGATCCGGGAGACGGCGGGGCGACTGCCCGACAGCGTCGTCGCCTGCGCCGGCGGCGGCTCGAACACGATGGGCACCTTCCACGCGTTCGTCCCCGACGAGGATGTGGATCTCGTCGCCGTCGAGGCCGGCGGCTCGAGCCTCGAGATCGACGAGGCGGAAGGGCTCGCGCCAAACTCCGCGACGCTGTCGACGGGTACCGACGGCGTCCTCCACGGCGCGATGACGAAGCTCCTGCAGGCCGGCGACGGCCAGATCGTCGAGTCCCACAGCGTCAGCGCGGGGCTCGACTACGCCGGCGTCGGGCCCGAACTGTCCCATCTCGTCGAGACCGGGCGCGTGACGCCCGCGAACGTCGACGACGAGGCCGCGCTCGACGGCTTCCACCGGCTCTCGCGGCTCGAGGGGATCATCCCGGCCCTCGAGTCGAGTCACGCGCTGGGGTACCTCGAGCGCGCGGCGGGAACCGCCGCGGACGGAGCGAGCGGCGACGAGCCGCGAGCGGAAGCGAACGACGAACTCGGCGACCTCGTCGTCGTCAACGTCTCCGGCCGCGGCGACAAGGACCTCGAGACCGTCCTCGAGGAGACCGAGAAGCGCGACCTCGAGGCCGCGCCGGACGTGGAGGTGTTCGACCAGTGA
- the trpA gene encoding tryptophan synthase subunit alpha, whose translation MSDEPTEYDSDVEAAIRENHPALITYITAGDPSLEDTEAYVEALDRGGSDLIELGLPFSEPIAEGRTIQDAINRALAAGTTPEGFFELVDDLETEAPLLVMTYYNMILQYGDEPDVRPFVERAAEAGLSGIIVPDLPAEEAEPLRRACDDNGLDLVFIIAPTTEGERLDRIMSHVSGFAYVQARLGTTGARENVSGATHESLERLSEYDVPKAVGFGVSTGDHAAEIVEAGADGVIVGSALVDIVASSETPEAAVDRLEAKARELKRGARRGAETVTIDPEDAPEPEQP comes from the coding sequence GTGAGCGACGAGCCGACCGAGTACGACAGCGACGTCGAGGCCGCGATCCGCGAGAACCATCCCGCGCTGATCACCTACATCACCGCGGGCGACCCCTCGCTCGAGGATACCGAGGCCTACGTCGAAGCCCTCGATCGCGGCGGCTCGGACCTGATCGAACTCGGGCTGCCGTTCTCGGAGCCGATCGCGGAGGGCCGGACGATTCAGGACGCCATCAACCGCGCGCTGGCGGCCGGAACGACCCCCGAGGGCTTCTTCGAACTGGTCGACGACCTCGAGACCGAGGCCCCGCTGCTGGTGATGACCTACTATAACATGATCCTCCAGTATGGCGATGAGCCGGACGTTCGGCCCTTCGTCGAGCGGGCCGCCGAAGCCGGTCTCTCGGGGATCATCGTCCCCGACCTGCCCGCAGAGGAGGCCGAGCCGCTGCGGCGGGCCTGCGACGACAACGGGCTCGACCTCGTCTTCATCATCGCGCCGACGACCGAGGGCGAGCGCCTGGATCGGATCATGTCACACGTCTCGGGCTTTGCCTACGTGCAGGCCCGACTCGGGACGACGGGCGCACGCGAGAACGTCTCGGGCGCGACCCACGAGAGCCTCGAGCGCCTCTCCGAGTACGACGTCCCGAAGGCAGTCGGGTTCGGCGTCAGTACGGGCGACCACGCCGCGGAGATCGTCGAGGCCGGGGCCGACGGCGTCATCGTCGGCAGCGCGCTGGTCGACATCGTAGCCTCGAGCGAGACGCCCGAGGCGGCGGTGGACCGACTCGAGGCCAAAGCCCGGGAACTCAAGCGGGGCGCACGCCGTGGCGCGGAAACCGTCACGATCGATCCGGAAGATGCACCGGAACCAGAACAGCCATAA
- a CDS encoding NUDIX hydrolase has product MTRRLTLGPVASYEPTGITDQEYDAAVLAPIVDRDGEDHLLFTRRADDLGEHPGQMSFPGGGAEPKDGTILDTALREANEEIGLERSEAEVVGQLDDIRTVTEYAVTPFVAHVPDREYVREESEVAEIVVLPLSGLLDRSNYEYERRSHPYYGEIVIHYFHVNGYTVWGATGRILVQLLELATDFEAPEKVDRSEF; this is encoded by the coding sequence ATGACGCGGCGTTTGACCCTCGGTCCGGTCGCGAGCTACGAGCCGACGGGGATCACCGATCAGGAGTACGACGCGGCCGTCCTCGCGCCGATCGTCGACCGCGACGGCGAGGATCACCTCCTCTTTACCCGGCGGGCCGACGACCTCGGCGAACACCCCGGGCAGATGAGTTTCCCCGGCGGCGGGGCCGAACCCAAAGACGGGACGATCCTCGACACCGCGCTCCGGGAGGCCAACGAGGAGATCGGCCTCGAGCGAAGCGAGGCCGAGGTCGTCGGCCAACTCGACGACATCCGAACGGTCACCGAGTACGCCGTCACCCCCTTCGTCGCACACGTCCCCGACCGGGAGTACGTCCGCGAGGAGAGCGAGGTCGCCGAGATCGTCGTCCTCCCGCTGTCGGGGCTGCTCGACCGCTCGAACTACGAGTACGAGCGCCGTTCACATCCCTACTACGGCGAGATCGTCATTCACTACTTCCACGTGAACGGCTACACCGTCTGGGGCGCGACCGGCCGGATTCTGGTGCAGCTGCTCGAGCTGGCGACGGACTTCGAAGCGCCCGAGAAGGTCGACCGGTCGGAGTTCTGA
- the trpC gene encoding indole-3-glycerol phosphate synthase: MNSNTELAPAVRSILEAARDRSGGDGVVDVDARSLPDALAAAEADGRVPVIAEVKPTSPTAAGTRADDPVELARAMVAGGAAAISVLTEPTHFDGSPAALTRVREAVDVPVLRKDFVLEEDGMDVVDADLLLLIARFVDDLDGLVAAARDRGFQPLVEVHDRAELERAIDAGAEIVGVNNRDLARLEVDLETFESVAPEVPDDVTLIAESGISSPADARRMRAAGADALLVGSAIMDHGAGDSDVTENTRRLARAESTETEQI, translated from the coding sequence ATGAACTCCAATACGGAACTCGCCCCGGCAGTACGATCGATCCTCGAGGCCGCTCGGGACCGGTCGGGCGGGGACGGCGTCGTCGACGTCGACGCGCGCTCGCTTCCCGACGCGCTGGCGGCGGCCGAAGCCGACGGGCGGGTCCCGGTGATCGCAGAGGTGAAGCCGACGAGTCCGACGGCGGCGGGTACCCGCGCCGACGATCCGGTCGAACTCGCGCGGGCGATGGTCGCGGGCGGCGCGGCGGCGATCTCGGTACTGACCGAGCCGACCCACTTCGACGGCTCGCCGGCGGCGCTGACCCGCGTCCGTGAAGCCGTCGACGTCCCCGTGTTGCGCAAGGACTTCGTCCTCGAGGAGGACGGGATGGACGTCGTCGACGCCGACCTGCTCCTGCTGATCGCGCGGTTCGTCGACGACCTCGATGGGCTGGTCGCCGCGGCCCGCGATCGGGGCTTCCAGCCGCTCGTCGAGGTCCACGACCGGGCGGAACTCGAGCGGGCGATCGACGCGGGCGCGGAGATCGTCGGCGTGAACAACCGCGATCTGGCGCGGCTCGAGGTGGACCTCGAAACCTTCGAGTCGGTCGCGCCCGAGGTACCGGACGACGTGACGCTGATCGCCGAGAGCGGGATTTCGTCGCCGGCCGACGCCCGGCGGATGCGCGCGGCGGGTGCCGACGCCCTGCTGGTCGGCAGCGCGATCATGGACCACGGTGCGGGCGACAGCGACGTGACCGAGAACACGCGGCGGCTCGCGCGGGCGGAATCGACGGAGACGGAGCAGATATGA
- a CDS encoding MGMT family protein, which translates to MDDVTEAGIYARESSYLDRYVQLGAASGRVLSVSFPEISADDAEDDHPVLDRIFEYLDTVEQVSFEDVQVAMTMPTDRRAVLESVQSVPYGEQVSVETLARMTSGLDHEDEDDLILVRTALDENPAPLLIPDHRVRDGPSAAPPDVEQKVRSLEGL; encoded by the coding sequence ATGGACGACGTCACGGAGGCCGGAATCTACGCGCGGGAATCGTCGTACCTCGATCGCTACGTCCAGCTCGGTGCCGCGAGCGGACGCGTCCTGAGCGTCTCGTTCCCCGAGATATCGGCCGACGACGCCGAGGACGACCACCCCGTCCTCGACCGGATCTTCGAGTACCTCGACACCGTCGAGCAGGTCTCCTTCGAGGACGTCCAGGTCGCGATGACGATGCCCACCGACCGGCGGGCGGTCCTCGAGAGCGTCCAGTCGGTCCCCTACGGCGAGCAGGTCTCCGTCGAGACGCTCGCCCGGATGACCTCGGGGCTCGACCACGAGGACGAGGACGACCTGATCCTCGTCCGGACCGCCCTCGACGAGAACCCGGCCCCGCTGTTGATCCCCGACCACCGCGTCCGCGACGGGCCCAGCGCCGCCCCGCCGGACGTCGAACAGAAGGTCCGCTCGCTCGAGGGCCTCTGA